One Candida dubliniensis CD36 chromosome 1, complete sequence genomic region harbors:
- a CDS encoding zinc cluster transcription factor, putative — MTKKLTPQEKKNRKPAVRACVFCHQKHLQCSNERPCKNCVKRNIAHGCKDIVRKRVKYLTGEGVSGTVSSKQSTPRKKLKTSPLSTSMSPTDSMKSDLATPVESSNHFPASISSSVDVMTATQPSAMNTPSDAQPINDILEVPPLFDNSHMINSDVPGTNITLTTQNLITPDPLSFHTNTVSNTTTDVLNKLLNDNYETESLLSVNNNGDHLLEMAHTSSGHLSNGQQFQSNYLNEEYMMLGDIILQSKQVSPSPSNTSTSENNTNTLSPSSFGYMSNINFEDFNQPKKKVVQKLKDSRPFISLGFTEELAPHDSSNNADYYGHRMTNDIVGKTDEGPGNPIINYNTKFTTDYVPPSITNNLYKTASDLYSKELKNFYYPLSYHALTKLLKVIFGGNNLSPEEKQEKRSKLLIILKLIASYRPTFIAAHRDLIQEDLLMLEMTLQRSLLDYKKLAELNSSPTIMWRRTGEIISITEDMALLLEHSSFDLLKERRFIFELMDDNSIVDYFNLFANIAVGNLKSVIQTAIQMKTKSSNLIKFTCVFTIKRDIFDIPMIVIGQFLPIV, encoded by the coding sequence ATGACTAAGAAATTGACTCcacaagaaaagaaaaaccgAAAGCCGGCAGTGAGGGCGTGTGTATTCTGCCATCAAAAGCATCTACAGTGCTCAAACGAACGTCCCTGCAAGAATTGTGTGAAAAGAAACATTGCCCATGGATGTAAAGATATAGTACGGAAACGAGTGAAATATCTCACTGGTGAAGGTGTGTCAGGAACAGTTTCGAGTAAACAATCCACTCCCagaaaaaaactaaaaaccAGTCCCTTATCCACATCAATGTCTCCCACAGATTCCATGAAGTCAGATTTGGCAACTCCAGTGGAGTCTTCAAATCACTTCCCAGCATCAATATCTTCCTCGGTGGATGTAATGACCGCGACACAACCTAGTGCAATGAATACTCCGTCAGATGCCCAACCAATCAATGATATACTTGAAGTCCCCCCATTATTCGATAACTCACATATGATTAACAGTGATGTACCGGGGACCAACATTACTTTGACGACACAGAACTTGATCACACCTGACCCACTACTGTTTCATACAAACACCGTTTCAAACACCACAACTGACGTTTTAAATAAGCTTTTGAACGATAACTACGAGACTGAATCTCTATTGAGTGTTAACAACAATGGCGACCACTTGCTAGAGATGGCACACACACTGTCTGGCCATCTTTCCAACGgacaacaatttcaatctAACTATTTGAACGAAGAATATATGATGTTGGGAGACATTATCTTGCAATCGAAACAAGTCAGTCCATCACCATCAAACACAAGCACTTCCGAgaacaacaccaacactTTGTCGCCTTCAAGCTTTGGATACATGCTGAACATCAACTTTGAGGACTTTAATCAACCGAAAAAGAAGGTTGTACAGAAACTAAAGGATTCAAGACCGTTTATATCTTTAGGATTTACTGAAGAGTTGGCACCACATGATAGTAGCAACAACGCCGACTACTATGGCCATAGAATGACCAATGATATAGTGGGGAAGACTGACGAAGGTCCAGGAAACCCAATTATCAACTACAACACGAAGTTTACAACTGACTACGTCCCACCATCAATTACAAACAATTTGTACAAGACAGCAAGTGATCTCTACAGCAAGGAGCTTAAGAATTTTTATTACCCTTTGAGCTACCATGCCCTTACCAAGTTGCTTAAAGTGATATTTGGAGGGAATAATCTATCGCCGGAGgagaaacaagaaaaacgATCTAAactattgattattttaaaattgatagCTAGCTACCGTCCCACATTTATTGCGGCTCACCGTGACTTGATCCAAGAGGATCTTCTAATGCTAGAAATGACATTGCAAAGGTCTCTTTTGGACTACAAGAAATTAGCAGAGTTGAACTCATCACCAACCATCATGTGGAGACGCACAGGAGAAATCATCAGTATTACTGAAGACATGGCACTCCTTTTGGAGCACCTGCTGTTTGACTTGctaaaagaaagaagatttatttttgaattaatgGACGACAACAgtattgttgattatttcaATCTTTTTGCCAATATTGCTGTGGGTAATTTGAAGTCGGTCATTCAAACAGCGATTCAAATGAAAACTAAAAGCAGTAATCTAATCAAGTTCACTTGTGTTTTTACCATA
- a CDS encoding superoxide dismutase 1 copper chaperone, putative (Similar to S. cerevisiae CCS1;~Similar to C. albicans LYS7), which yields MTDTFEIVFAVPMECDSCVDSIASVLKSLDGVEKFNINLKDNLVVTEGSLPPSEISKAIQSTGKDAIIRGTGKPDSAAVCILESFDPNDIQHPVKGLARLVEVSPNDLFVDLTVNGLPKGVYYPSIRTSGNLSEGALSTGPSFYELSPIEVNTPVNSETTISSRGAKSVEDSTLYAGQAFLHAKLNINQLIGRSVILSKIKDQVAPDSLCGVIARSAGVWENDKQICSCSGKTVWQERVDARVKGVHV from the coding sequence ATGACAGACACGTTTGAAATAGTATTTGCTGTACCTATGGAATGTGACTCGTGTGTTGACTCAATTGCTAGTGTATTAAAAAGCTTGGACggagttgaaaaattcaacatcaatttgAAGGATAATCTCGTCGTTACTGAGGGATCATTACCACCGAGTGAGATATCAAAAGCCATTCAAAGCACTGGTAAGGATGCTATAATCAGAGGCACTGGAAAACCTGATTCTGCTGCCGTTTGTATATTAGAATCTTTTGATCCCAATGACATTCAGCACCCAGTGAAGGGATTAGCAAGACTTGTTGAGGTCTCCCCAAATGAtctatttgttgatttaactGTAAATGGATTGCCCAAGGGTGTTTACTATCCCTCTATTCGCACATCTGGGAACTTATCAGAGGGTGCATTATCTACAGGGCCAAGCTTTTATGAATTGAGCCCAATCGAAGTGAACACACCAGTGAACTCAGAGACCACCATTAGTTCCAGAGGAGCAAAGTCGGTGGAGGATTCAACTTTATATGCTGGTCAAGCTTTTCTTCATGCCAAGCttaatattaatcaattaattggCAGAAGTGTCATTTTGTCGAAAATCAAGGATCAAGTGGCTCCAGATTCTTTGTGTGGAGTTATTGCCAGATCAGCTGGGGTTTGGGAAAACGATAAACAGATATGCAGTTGTAGTGGTAAGACAGTATGGCAAGAAAGAGTCGACGCAAGAGTTAAAGGGGTACATGTATAG
- a CDS encoding carrier protein, mitochondrial precursor, putative (Similar to C. albicans YMC1;~Similar to S. cerevisiae YMC1), with translation MTIELEEPPLTQDNKQVAKDLFAGTMGGIAQVLVGQPFDTVKVRLQSAPEGTYNGSLDVIKKLLATEGPRGFYKGTLTPLVGVGACVSVQFSVNEYMKRYYDKKLNGQPMSIIDYFVCGGVAGFANGFLASPIEHIRIRLQTQTGNSKNFNGPLDCAKKIYQTDGIKGIYKGLIPTLIRESVGLGIYFATYEALIARELKTDPKLTRKDIPAWKLCTFGGLSGYTLWIGIYPIDVIKSKLQTDSLKDPKYKSSLAVIKDVFRTQGIRGFYRGFLPTILRAAPANGATFAVFEVTIRLLG, from the coding sequence ATGACCATTGAATTAGAAGAGCCACCACTCACACAAGACAACAAGCAGGTAGCAAAAGATCTTTTTGCAGGAACGATGGGGGGTATAGCCCAAGTCTTGGTTGGCCAACCATTTGACACAGTAAAAGTCAGATTGCAATCGGCGCCCGAAGGAACATACAATGGATCCCTTGATGTTATAAAAAAGCTTTTGGCTACTGAGGGACCAAGAGGGTTTTATAAAGGTACATTAACGCCACTTGTGGGTGTAGGGGCTTGTGTGTCTGTGCAGTTTTCGGTCAATGAATACATGAAACGTTATTATGataagaaattaaatgGACAACCAATGTCTATTATAGATTACTTTGTCTGTGGTGGTGTTGCTGGTTTTGCCAATGGGTTTTTAGCTAGTCCAATTGAACATATTCGTATCAGGTTGCAAACACAAACAGGAAACTCAAAGAATTTTAATGGTCCTTTGGATTGTGCTAAAAAGATTTACCAAACAGACGGAATTAAAGGAATTTACAAAGGATTAATTCCAACTTTGATCAGAGAATCTGTTGGGTTGGGAATATATTTTGCCACCTATGAAGCATTGATTGCCCGAGAATTGAAGACAGACCCTAAGTTGACAAGAAAAGATATTCCAGCTTGGAAATTGTGTACTTTTGGTGGGTTATCTGGATATACTCTTTGGATTGGCATTTATCCTATAGATGTCATCAAGTCCAAATTGCAAACTGATTCGTTAAAAGATCCAAAATATAAGAGTTCATTGGCGGTCATAAAAGATGTTTTTCGAACACAGGGTATAAGAGGTTTTTATAGGGGGTTCTTACCTACTATATTGAGAGCTGCCCCTGCAAATGGGGCAACATTTGCAGTGTTCGAAGTGACAATTAGACTATTGGGATAG
- a CDS encoding ammonium tramsporter, putative (Similar to S. cerevisiae MEP1) produces MARLILSSHSTMSTDGEPMANLDVTTGLNSLYMLYCTAPLPLVVIGIAFFYSGLTQRRSALTMFAVPFLLSPMIIIDWFIWGYSLCYSASSNHFIGNLDYVVLRQFRNALTAEFTNTRGHVLAGAHVLFNMFFKLICVSLTFPGCVAERGRVLPMILFAFIWSTIIYNPVTYWFWNSNGWLSVDLGRLPVLDFAGGNCVHIVSGFTCLAYSYILGPRNPKLLYNYRNSNTGHIIFGTFLVFMGWIGYIAGCDFKFSFNSIYIILNTLIAACASGIVWTAIDFFFSSVPLEGESAGFKHRDSKVSSEDNHSPMLQAIVSRTGVSINQRLHESKSNFVEKRKFSMISFSSGIMTGLVVFTPGGGYVSSNAEFWKGIIFGVVGAVSGNLATRLKYFFNIDDALDLFAVHGIPGIVGSLLTGIFANDLYDSKGGWVKGNWKQFGYQLLGLVVTSAYVFIMSVVVLYLIDLIPGFHLRIDKDFNRREREKTLKAKQLDQELESQTSPQQVIPHVSDSTEQMSFWEQVELQGTDGYEFNGEFMLDFMEFIRAIRPQDYEDDDLRDIIQPPNQYEGYIGQDFELHQEGVHNLTKRE; encoded by the coding sequence ATGGCTAGGTTGATATTATCAAGCCATTCAACAATGTCCACAGATGGTGAGCCTATGGCAAATTTAGATGTCACCACTGGGTTAAATTCTTTGTATATGTTATATTGCACGGCTCCATTACCACTAGTTGTGATAGGCATAGCATTCTTTTATTCAGGATTGACTCAACGAAGATCGGCCTTGACTATGTTTGCTGTACCTTTTCTACTATCCCCCATGATCATTATAGACTGGTTCATATGGGGCTATTCATTGTGCTATTCTGCTTCTTCAAACCATTTTATTGGCAATCTAGATTATGTTGTGCTTAGGCAGTTTCGTAATGCTTTGACAGCTGAATTTACAAATACTAGGGGCCACGTACTAGCTGGTGCTCATGTACTTTTTAATATGTTTTTCAAGCTTATTTGTGTTTCATTGACTTTCCCCGGATGTGTTGCTGAGAGAGGAAGAGTTTTGCCTATGATTCTCTTTGCATTTATTTGGTCAACCATAATCTATAACCCCGTCACTTATTGGTTCTGGAACTCAAACGGATGGCTATCGGTGGATTTAGGAAGATTGCCCGTCTTGGATTTTGCTGGCGGGAACTGTGTTCACATTGTCAGTGGGTTTACCTGTTTGGCCTACTCGTACATTTTGGGACCTAGAAACCCGAAGTTACTTTATAACTACCGGAACTCCAACACTGGGCATATTATATTTGGCACATTCTTGGTATTTATGGGATGGATAGGCTACATTGCCGGATGcgatttcaaattctcaTTCAACTCGATATACATTATACTAAATACGCTTATTGCCGCATGTGCTAGTGGTATTGTATGGACTGCGATTGACTTTTTCTTCTCATCGGTCCCATTGGAAGGAGAAAGTGCTGGATTCAAGCACAGAGACAGTAAGGTATCTCTGGAAGACAACCACTCACCTATGTTGCAAGCTATTGTGTCAAGAACTGGGGTGTCCATTAATCAAAGATTACATGAATCAAAATCgaattttgttgaaaaaagaaagttttCCATGATATCATTCTCGTCCGGTATTATGACCGGGTTGGTTGTGTTTACACCTGGTGGGGGATATGTTTCCTCCAATGCCGAATTTTGGAAGGGGATTATTTTTGGTGTAGTGGGTGCAGTTTCGGGTAATTTAGCTACCCGattgaaatatttctttaatatcGATGATGCATTGGATCTCTTTGCAGTTCATGGTATCCCAGGAATTGTTGGTTCATTGCTAACTGGTATTTTTGCTAACGACTTGTATGATTCAAAAGGGGGATGGGTGAAGGGAAATTGGAAACAGTTTGGCTACCAGTTGCTAGGATTAGTTGTGACAAGTGCATATGTTTTTATCATGTCAGTGGTGGTATtgtatttgattgatttgattcCAGGATTCCATTTGAGAATTGATAAGGACTTTAATAGACGTGAGAGGGAAAAAACGCTTAAAGCTAAACAACTTGACCAGGAACTAGAATCCCAGACTTCGCCGCAGCAGGTTATACCCCATGTATCGGATTCTACAGAGCAAATGAGTTTCTGGGAGCAAGTCGAATTACAGGGTACTGATGGATATGAGTTTAATGGAGAGTTTATGCTAGATTTTATGGAGTTTATTAGGGCTATCCGTCCACAAGATTATGAGGATGACGACCTAAGGGACATTATACAGCCCCCCAATCAATATGAAGGCTACATCGGGCAAGATTTCGAGTTACACCAAGAAGGTGTTCATAATTTAACGAAACGAGAATAG
- a CDS encoding 4-nitrophenylphosphatase, putative (Similar to S. cerevisiae PHO13;~Similar to C. albicans PHO131;~Similar to S. pombe PHO2), giving the protein MSIKITSKDQVNQLLDKYDYFLFDCDGVLWLGDHLLPSVPEAISLLRSKNKQVIFVTNNSTKSRNDYLKKFEKLGIPDISKQEIFGSSYASAIFIDKILKLPKDKKVWVLGEKGIEQELHELGYTTVGGSDPDLISSGVEFDSNDPRLNELDNDVGCVLCGLVFNLNYLKLSLTLQYLLKDKKTIPFIATNIDSTFPANGKLLIGAGSIIETVSFASGRQPEAICGKPNQSMMNSIKAAFPDLEKAPKRGLMIGDRLNTDMKFGRDGGLDTLLVLTGIETEENVKSLNENEAPTYYINKLGDFCELNN; this is encoded by the coding sequence ATGTCAATTAAAATTACTTCTAAAGACCAAGTAAACCAATTACTTGACAAATACGATTACTTTCTATTTGATTGTGACGGTGTTTTATGGTTGGGCGATCATTTACTACCTTCTGTCCCTGAAGCTATATCCTTGTTAAGGTCCAAAAATAAACAGGTTATATTTGTCACGAACAACTCAACAAAATCCCGTAAcgattatttgaaaaagtttgaaaaattggggATTCCAGATATAAGTAAACAAGAGATATTTGGATCGTCGTATGCATCAGctatttttattgataaaatctTGAAATTACCCAAAGATAAGAAGGTGTGGGTGTTAGGGGAAAAAGGAATTGAACAGGAATTGCACGAGTTGGGATACACCACAGTTGGGGGGTCTGATCCcgatttgatttcttctggagttgaatttgattcCAATGATCCTAgattaaatgaattggaCAACGATGTTGGTTGTGTTTTGTGTGGGTTGGTGTTCAACTTGAACTACTTGAAGTTATCATTAACGTTGCAGTATTTGTTGAAAGATAAGAAAACAATCCCATTTATTGCTACTAACATCGATTCCACTTTCCCTGCTAATGGCAAGTTACTTATCGGTGCTGGCTCAATCATTGAGACGGTGAGCTTTGCAAGTGGTAGACAGCCAGAAGCTATCTGTGGAAAACCcaatcaatcaatgatGAACAGTATAAAAGCTGCTTTTCCTGACTTGGAGAAAGCTCCAAAAAGGGGGTTAATGATTGGAGATAGGTTAAATACTGACATGAAGTTTGGTAGAGATGGTGGTTTGGACACATTGTTAGTTTTGACAGGTATTGAAACCGAAGAAAATGTCAAACTGTTGAACGAAAATGAAGCACCCACATACTACATCAACAAATTAGGCGATTTCTGTGAGCTTAACAATTAG
- a CDS encoding multistep-phosphorelay/osmosensor protein, putative (Similar to C. albicans YPD1;~Similar to S. cerevisiae YPD1;~Similar to S. pombe MPR1) yields MSEDKLQKLQDSGLVDWAVFSEIVTMDEDEEGFSKSLVEVFVSQVEETFEEIDRYLKEKNLEKLSSSGHFLKGSAAALGLTKISYQCERIQNYGHKINFDNFHLEDIKTNGDSAGSTENVAINDSETNTANGSNGNETNNNKTNSNIPDESSDDFWIALIEDALAKARDGFEQSRRALDEYYE; encoded by the coding sequence ATGTCAGAAgataaattacaaaaattacAAGACTCAGGACTTGTCGACTGGGCTGTCTTTAGTGAGATAGTGACTATGGACGAGGATGAAGAAGGGTTCTCCAAATCACTAGTAGAAGTATTTGTCAGCCAAGTAGAAGAAACATTTGAAGAGATTGATAGATATTTGAAGGAGAAGAATTTGGAGAAATTGTCATCGTCGGGCCATTTTTTGAAAGGATCTGCCGCTGCATTGGGGTTAACCAAAATTTCATATCAATGCGAAcgaattcaaaattatgGCCATAAGATCAACtttgataattttcatttaGAAGACATAAAAACTAACGGCGATTCTGCTGGCAGTACGGAAAATGTGGCCATTAATGATAGCGAAACCAATACAGCAAATGGATCCAATGGCAACGAgacaaataataacaaaacaaatagtAATATACCGGATGAGTCAAGTGATGATTTTTGGATAGCATTGATTGAAGATGCATTGGCCAAAGCGAGAGATGGATTCGAGCAGTCTAGAAGAGCATTGGACGAATATTACGAATAG
- a CDS encoding ALG-family glycosyltransferase, putative (Similar to C. albicans ALG9), which produces MSLTPVQYGLLILNLLYRLYSGLFMIIADCDETFNYWEPLNLLLRNFGKQTWEYSPEYKIRSYAYLVPYFILGKVCQFFQFQPATIFFIIRTLGIVGFTCYCEWKLFCSLRRYSASIANWFLLLSTIAPGMSHAGVALLPSSLAMQTTMLGNAFILEAIKSKNHQEKQTSILKATFWYFVGGILGWPFALALGLPLGLYTIYQSVFIGNFPLAILFRVLSVLLTVVIPIMVVDSVFYQKVSFIPINIVLYNVFGGEGEGPEIFGVEPFSYYIMNLLLNFNAIFPLAAVGIFLNPVLTQFKVFSSFVSLQLIIWFAIFFAQPHKEERFLYPVYSLITLSAAISLSKLTIGLKNFASKPIYHVFQLGFILSVVAVSSLRILNLVENYGAPLQTFNALSQLEDLDQSLQSPVNVCMGKEWYHFPASFFLPDSYRLQFVDCGFDGLLPGDFFESTNIIESTTFVPTNMNNKNRFEKDKVIDLDDCHYYVDNSQLNSYPQLIYPNLSTTDKWEVIKCNKMLDPNEKHSTIGKLLYIPRCLRGIIPYDVSYMEFCLLKKQDIKDTV; this is translated from the coding sequence ATGAGTCTCACCCCAGTTCAGTATGGGCTACTCattttaaatttgttaTACCGATTATACTCTGGGTTATTTATGATTATTGCTGATTGCGATGAGACGTTCAATTATTGGGAGCCGTTGAATTTGCTACTTCGAAATTTCGGGAAGCAAACTTGGGAGTATTCCCCCGAATACAAGATTCGTTCATATGCCTATCTCGTTCCATACTTTATTCTTGGGAAGGTGTGTCAgttttttcagtttcaaCCGGCAAcaatctttttcattattcgAACCTTGGGAATAGTTGGATTCACGTGTTACTGTGAGTGGAAATTATTCTGCTCCCTCCGACGTTATTCAGCGTCCATTGCCAATTGGTTCCTATTGTTGAGCACCATTGCGCCCGGTATGAGTCACGCAGGAGTGGCATTATTGCCTTCGTCATTGGCTATGCAAACCACGATGTTGGGCAACGCCTTTATTCTTGAAGCGATCAAATCCAAGAACCATCAGGAAAAACAAACCAGCATATTGAAAGCAACATTTTGGTATTTTGTTGGTGGAATATTAGGATGGCCATTTGCATTGGCGTTGGGATTGCCACTCGGACTTTATACTATTTACCAATCAGTTTTTATCGGCAACTTTCCATTAGCGATTTTGTTTCGAGTTCTATCTGTTTTATTAACTGTTGTTATACCTATAATGGTAGTTGACTCGgttttttatcaaaaagTACTGTTTATTCCGATCAACATTGTTTTGTACAACGTGTTTGGAGGTGAAGGCGAAGGACCAGAGATATTTGGCGTGGAACCATTCAGTTATTATATTATGAACCTTCTTCTTAATTTCAATGCTATTTTCCCATTGGCTGCTGTAGGGATATTTTTGAATCCAGTACTAACCCAATTCAAAGTGTTTTCaagttttgtttctttaCAGTTGATTATTTGGTTTGCAATTTTCTTTGCCCAGCCACACAAGGAGGAGCGATTTTTGTACCCTGTTTATTCGTTGATCACATTACTGGCAGCAATACTGTTGAGCAAATTAACTATTGGATTGAAGAATTTTGCTCTGAAGCCAATCTACCACGTATTTCAATTAGGATTTATTTTATCGGTTGTTGCTGTTTCGAGTTTAAggattttgaatttggtCGAGAATTATGGTGCACCATTGCAAACATTCAACGCACTTTCCCAATTGGAGGACTTGGATCAATCATTGCAATCGCCAGTAAATGTGTGCATGGGGAAGGAATGGTACCATTTCCCagcttctttctttttaccAGATTCCTATCGATTACAGTTCGTTGATTGTGGCTTTGATGGTTTATTGCCTGGGGATTTTTTTGAGCTGACgaatataattgaatcCACTACATTTGTCCCAACAAACATGAACAATAAGAACCGATTCGAAAAGGACAAGGTAATCGACCTTGATGATTGTCATTATTATGTTGATAATTCACAACTAAACAGCTACCCACAATTAATCTATCCAAACTTGTCTACAACTGATAAATGGGAGGTAATTAAATGTAATAAAATGTTAGATCCAAACGAGAAGCATAGCACCATTGGAAAGTTATTGTATATTCCTAGGTGTTTAAGAGGGATAATTCCATATGATGTTAGTTATATGGAGTTTTGtcttttgaaaaaacaagaCATCAAAGACACAGTGTAA
- a CDS encoding DNA replication, chromatin-associated protein, putative (Similar to C. albicans DNA43;~Similar to S. cerevisiae DNA43): protein MNDPRDQQIDSDDVLTEDSSDELKDLVKEFELKYAEIKKSKALKKRRSQSPSEDMPNKKKLHQPEIPRTPEKVKVHLDKVAEEPKQRLFTGKDHRDSKVKESSFLNKLYETSNKVSEEDDHKIDFSKRKFEFQLEKYTYTPKDVVDDLEPISKLYLRRRYLAQPQIAKIIAETDSNMKFLKIDKFLAKTHKSNNYAEPKYCNWCLVAFVLRKEPIQIAANNSKYIKLKVGNFMNSVDLMLFDNAFQKNGKVQPGDLLFILNPLINKYEIQVGKSQFQSGFNLKVDNSNVSSILEIGSLRDFGFCKFTRKLDNTRCKRAINTRTQEFCDIHLDMKFRSSTRMELNGSVSIRSPQKDKKKMYMTKSGSGFIKQYNEESTVIGTSYGSPLDPKRYQDPKVLQTQIKRRKLIDDKANEMLEQKLSKLGSASLLNNLQLSKKREATDKFASDHSKSKGFTNTMLSHIGFDPTGASLNQNSTPFGSKSSEKSRARELHDLSVKTSSHKSLSTSKQDRQSKVAKWNTNIRTLQNYDQRVANHSLSTSRPLQNLAGKQKTVGLVDKRKRVVVSDDDEQQEMDEDEEEIEIQFNDEKSKMSYMKMTGYR from the coding sequence ATGAATGACCCCAGGGACCAACAGATTGACTCTGATGATGTGCTAACAGAAGATTCATCAGATGAATTGAAAGACTTGGTGAAGGAGTTTGAGTTGAAATATgcagaaataaaaaagagCAAAGCCTTGAAAAAACGTCGTTCACAGTCACCACTGGAAGACATGCcgaataaaaagaaattgcaTCAGCCGGAGATCCCAAGAACCCCAGAAAAGGTTAAAGTTCACTTGGATAAGGTAGCAGAAGAACCGAAGCAAAGGCTATTTACCGGGAAGGATCATCGAGATTCCAAGGTAAAAGAATCAAGTTTTTTAAACAAGCTCTACGAGACAAGTAATAAAGTCagtgaagaagatgatcATAAAATAGATTTTAGTAAGAGGAAGTTTGAGTTTCAATTGGAAAAGTATACTTATACGCCGAAGGACGTCGTTGATGACCTAGAACCGATATCCAAACTTTATTTGCGCAGAAGATACCTTGCCCAACCGCAAATTGCTAAAATCATTGCCGAAACTGATAGCAACATGAAGTTCCTTAAAATTGACAAGTTTTTGGCCAAAACTCATAAATCAAACAACTATGCTGAACCCAAGTATTGTAATTGGTGTCTTGTTGCCTTTGTATTGCGCAAAGAGCCAATACAGATTGCTGCCAACAACTCCAAATACATCAAGTTGAAGGTTGGAAATTTTATGAATTCTGTAGACTTGATGCTTTTCGATAATGCATTCCAGAAAAACGGGAAGGTCCAACCGGGTGATTTATTGTTCATATTAAATCCATTGATTAACAAGTATGAAATACAAGTTGGCAAGTCCCAGTTTCAGTCTGGGTTCAATTTGAAAGTAGACAACTCCAATGTGTCGAGTATTTTAGAGATAGGGTCGTTGAGAGATTTTGGGTTTTGCAAGTTCACGAGAAAGCTAGACAACACCAGATGCAAAAGAGCCATCAACACAAGGACACAAGAATTTTGCGATATCCATTTGGATATGAAATTTAGGTCTAGTACCAGAATGGAATTGAATGGAAGTGTCTCGATTAGATCCCCACAAAaagataagaaaaaaatgtacATGACTAAAAGCGGTTCGGGCTTTATCAAGCAATATAACGAAGAGAGTACTGTTATAGGGACAAGCTACGGTTCGCCTCTTGATCCAAAAAGGTATCAGGATCCGAAAGTACTACAAACTCAAATCAAACGGCGGAAACTAATAGACGATAAGGCAAATGAGATGCTTGAACAAAAGCTATCGAAATTAGGTTCGGCTTCATTGTTAAACAATTTACAATTATCCAAAAAAAGGGAAGCAACTGACAAATTTGCGAGTGATCATCTGAAGAGCAAGGGGTTCACGAACACAATGCTTTCACATATCGGGTTTGACCCAACGGGTGCGTCTTTGAACCAAAACAGTACCCCGTTCGGCAGCAAGCTGAGTGAAAAATCACGAGCACGGGAGTTGCATGATTTGAGTGTTAAAACATCTAGTCATAAGTCATTATCTACGTCTAAACAGGATCGCCAGTCGAAAGTTGCAAAATGGAATACAAATATCAGAACTTTACAAAATTACGATCAACGTGTTGCAAATCACTCTTTGAGTACGTCCCGTCCGTTGCAGAATCTTGCGGGAAAGCAAAAAACTGTTGGTCTAGTAGATAAAAGGAAAAGGGTGGTTGTTtcagatgatgatgagcAACAAGAAATGGacgaagatgaagaagaaattgaaatccaATTCAATGACGAAAAGTCTAAGATGTCCTATATGAAAATGACTGGATATAGATAA